Proteins encoded within one genomic window of Streptomyces sp. NBC_01314:
- a CDS encoding thiamine pyrophosphate-dependent dehydrogenase E1 component subunit alpha: MAQRASTASKKSPQVSPPVSPQVSPPVIKDLHERMVRIRLFETEAGKLMEAGKLPGFLHLYVGQEAVAAGVMTALRDDDQITSTHRGHGHAVAKGVGFRAMYSELYGRVTGACLGRGGSMHINDLTRGMLGANGIVGAGVPIAVGAAFAARYKGEDSVAVTFFGDGATNIGAWHEGANMAAILGLPVVFVCENNGYAEFTPQSAHMLITDVADRAAAYGMPSVIVDGMDAVAVHRAATEAVERARRGEGPMMIEAKTYRFFDHQGVKGLRHPYRSDEEVAEWKTRDPIDLIEARAVADGTATRAELDDVWQRTRDEIAEAIAYAESSPLPDPADLLLNVYSG, encoded by the coding sequence ATGGCTCAACGAGCGTCGACGGCGTCGAAGAAATCCCCGCAGGTCAGCCCGCCGGTCAGCCCGCAGGTCAGCCCGCCGGTCATCAAGGATCTGCACGAGCGCATGGTGCGCATCCGGCTGTTCGAGACCGAGGCGGGCAAACTCATGGAGGCGGGCAAACTGCCCGGCTTCCTGCACCTCTATGTCGGCCAGGAAGCCGTGGCCGCCGGAGTGATGACCGCCCTGCGCGACGACGACCAGATCACCTCCACCCACCGCGGCCACGGGCACGCCGTCGCCAAGGGCGTCGGCTTCCGCGCGATGTACTCCGAGCTGTACGGCCGGGTCACCGGCGCCTGCCTCGGCCGCGGCGGCAGCATGCACATCAACGACCTCACCCGCGGCATGCTCGGCGCCAACGGCATCGTCGGGGCCGGCGTCCCGATCGCCGTGGGCGCGGCCTTCGCCGCCCGCTACAAGGGTGAGGACAGCGTCGCCGTGACCTTCTTCGGCGACGGCGCCACCAACATCGGCGCCTGGCACGAGGGCGCCAACATGGCCGCGATCCTCGGCCTGCCCGTGGTCTTCGTCTGCGAGAACAACGGCTACGCCGAGTTCACCCCGCAGTCCGCGCACATGCTGATCACCGACGTCGCCGACCGGGCCGCCGCCTACGGCATGCCCAGCGTCATCGTCGACGGCATGGACGCGGTCGCCGTCCACCGCGCCGCCACCGAAGCCGTCGAACGGGCCCGGCGCGGCGAGGGTCCGATGATGATCGAGGCCAAGACCTACCGCTTCTTCGACCACCAGGGCGTCAAGGGCCTGCGGCACCCCTACCGCTCGGACGAGGAGGTCGCCGAGTGGAAGACCCGCGACCCCATCGACCTGATCGAGGCCCGGGCGGTCGCCGACGGCACCGCGACCCGTGCGGAGCTGGACGACGTATGGCAGCGCACGCGCGACGAGATCGCCGAGGCCATCGCGTACGCCGAGTCGAGCCCGCTGCCCGACCCGGCCGACCTGCTGCTCAACGTCTACTCGGGATGA
- a CDS encoding VOC family protein → MVVTRPFEVGVVVRDLELMERFYCDVIGCRVERRSRIPESVGGPAGLGGELVVVWLRVPSGGCVKLILPRSGAVSVGVTPLSTERSGLSYLTFHVDDLDPVVEVLPTAGARPLSDPVVVLARGRRISFWSDPEGNAVELVDARGGNPTPGHSN, encoded by the coding sequence ATGGTCGTGACCCGGCCGTTCGAGGTGGGTGTGGTGGTGCGGGATCTGGAGCTGATGGAGCGCTTCTACTGCGACGTCATCGGGTGTCGTGTCGAGCGCCGCTCGCGCATACCGGAGTCGGTCGGTGGCCCTGCCGGGCTCGGCGGCGAGCTCGTGGTCGTCTGGCTGCGGGTGCCCTCCGGGGGGTGCGTCAAGTTGATCCTTCCCCGGTCGGGCGCGGTGTCGGTGGGGGTGACGCCCTTGTCGACCGAGCGTTCGGGGCTGTCGTATCTCACCTTCCACGTGGACGACTTGGACCCGGTGGTGGAGGTGCTGCCGACCGCGGGTGCCCGGCCTCTGTCGGACCCGGTCGTCGTCCTCGCGCGCGGCCGGCGGATCAGCTTCTGGTCGGATCCGGAGGGCAATGCCGTGGAGTTGGTGGACGCGCGCGGCGGCAACCCGACTCCGGGGCATAGTAATTAG
- a CDS encoding aromatic ring-hydroxylating dioxygenase subunit alpha, which produces MVQTSSPEIREAGAERGSPVSASSAPSAPSTPEYSSWISQDRSTDAASETMRREAAELVERVMAHYRDNTTHQADGQWTEPVANYLDADRWQRETDAVHRSVPLPLAMSCELPGPNTYKAIDVLGIPVLITRDRQGTVHAMINACRHRGAKLLEPGCGVSKRLTCPYHSWSYDLAGELRGVHAEKTFGEVPREGRSLVRLPAGERAGIVFVSLDPAAEPDLDGWLGDLLPLLEGLRLAECHHYSTSALTSPNWKVTLDGYLETYHFATLHPKTVFETNLSNMMAHDTWGPHQRIAPALRPIAQAVELPPDQRDPGDCVGPIYWLFPGLAIAGGWRQKIAVSLVLPRTATESVTQQIILLREPAVTDEERQVADRFGEWFHEVVRDEDYATTYGVQQGLKALDGTDFVFGRNEPGLQHLHRTIHRHLDKGATAAPRAAR; this is translated from the coding sequence GTGGTCCAGACCAGTTCGCCGGAGATTCGGGAAGCAGGCGCCGAGCGCGGGTCGCCGGTCTCGGCGTCCTCCGCCCCGTCCGCCCCCTCGACCCCCGAATACTCGTCGTGGATCAGTCAGGACCGATCCACCGACGCGGCATCCGAGACGATGCGGCGGGAGGCGGCGGAACTCGTCGAGCGGGTGATGGCGCACTACCGCGACAACACCACGCACCAGGCGGACGGCCAGTGGACGGAACCCGTGGCCAACTACCTCGACGCCGACCGCTGGCAGCGCGAGACGGACGCCGTCCACCGGAGCGTCCCGTTGCCGCTCGCCATGTCCTGCGAGCTGCCCGGGCCGAACACCTACAAGGCGATCGACGTGCTCGGCATCCCCGTGCTGATCACCCGTGACCGACAGGGCACCGTGCACGCGATGATCAACGCCTGCCGGCACCGGGGAGCCAAGCTCCTCGAACCCGGCTGCGGGGTGTCCAAGCGGCTGACCTGCCCGTACCACTCCTGGTCGTACGACCTGGCAGGCGAGCTGCGGGGCGTGCACGCCGAGAAGACCTTCGGTGAGGTTCCGCGCGAAGGCCGCAGTCTCGTCAGGCTCCCCGCCGGGGAGCGAGCAGGCATCGTCTTCGTCTCGCTCGACCCGGCGGCCGAGCCCGACCTGGACGGCTGGTTGGGCGATCTGCTGCCGCTGCTGGAGGGCCTGCGGCTGGCGGAGTGCCACCACTACTCCACCAGCGCACTGACCAGTCCCAACTGGAAGGTCACCCTCGACGGGTATCTGGAGACGTACCACTTCGCCACGCTGCACCCGAAGACGGTGTTCGAGACGAACCTCTCCAACATGATGGCCCACGACACCTGGGGCCCTCACCAGCGCATCGCACCGGCCCTGCGCCCCATCGCACAGGCGGTCGAGCTGCCGCCGGACCAGCGTGACCCCGGGGACTGTGTCGGCCCCATCTACTGGCTCTTCCCGGGCCTCGCCATCGCCGGCGGCTGGCGCCAGAAGATCGCCGTGTCCCTCGTACTCCCCCGGACGGCGACCGAGTCGGTGACCCAGCAGATCATCCTGCTGCGGGAACCGGCGGTCACCGACGAGGAACGCCAGGTCGCCGACCGGTTCGGCGAATGGTTCCACGAGGTGGTCCGCGACGAGGACTACGCGACCACCTACGGAGTCCAGCAGGGCCTGAAGGCCCTCGACGGGACCGACTTCGTCTTCGGACGCAACGAGCCCGGACTCCAGCACCTGCACCGCACCATTCACCGACACCTGGACAAGGGCGCGACAGCAGCCCCCAGGGCCGCCAGGTGA
- a CDS encoding SDR family NAD(P)-dependent oxidoreductase, which translates to MSNQQDSRENTMVATGSLDGRVAVITGSTRSIGRAIAEAFLADGATVVVSGRSEIKGKQALEEMGAGDRAVFHPCDANSQEDIEGLADFAAERFGRLDIWVNNVGGSSGFAPIHQLSDEAWHEALNLNINGYFYGTRRALPKMLAGGWGRIINISSVEGKQANKPAISHYITNKHAIHGLTKATAFEYGTQGITCNAICPGAVDTDLMRAAGPAAAAAEGISYEEWLGRFAEHAATKTITTVEQVAAVASLLASEAGAGITGTLISVDGGTAQW; encoded by the coding sequence GTGAGCAACCAACAAGACTCGCGGGAGAACACCATGGTGGCTACGGGCAGCCTCGACGGACGTGTCGCGGTGATCACGGGCAGCACGCGCAGTATCGGCCGCGCCATCGCCGAGGCCTTCCTCGCCGACGGCGCCACGGTCGTCGTCAGCGGCCGTTCCGAGATCAAGGGCAAGCAGGCCCTGGAGGAGATGGGCGCCGGGGACCGGGCCGTCTTCCACCCCTGCGACGCCAACAGCCAGGAGGACATCGAGGGCCTCGCCGACTTCGCCGCCGAGCGCTTCGGCAGGCTCGACATCTGGGTCAACAACGTGGGCGGCAGCTCCGGCTTCGCCCCCATCCACCAGCTCAGCGACGAGGCGTGGCACGAAGCCCTCAACCTGAACATCAACGGCTACTTCTACGGCACCCGCCGGGCGCTGCCGAAGATGCTGGCGGGCGGCTGGGGCCGCATCATCAACATCTCGTCGGTGGAGGGCAAGCAGGCCAACAAGCCCGCGATCAGCCACTACATCACCAACAAGCACGCCATCCACGGCCTGACCAAGGCGACCGCCTTCGAGTACGGAACCCAGGGCATCACCTGCAACGCCATCTGCCCCGGCGCCGTCGACACCGACCTCATGCGGGCCGCGGGTCCCGCCGCGGCGGCGGCCGAGGGCATCTCGTACGAGGAGTGGCTGGGCCGGTTCGCCGAGCATGCCGCCACCAAGACGATCACCACCGTGGAGCAGGTCGCGGCGGTCGCCTCGCTGCTCGCGAGCGAGGCCGGGGCGGGTATCACCGGCACGCTGATCAGCGTCGACGGCGGCACGGCGCAGTGGTAG
- a CDS encoding PEP-utilizing enzyme, whose translation MKSWITDWQRSERLPHYTRANAGETLPEPASPLGWTLVWGRGLHGWRKGFVGFGIYHEEEVAGPRPPFVGMFGGYFYLNLSHMRLFGIRMGQTADQIDAAFVGQRSDTPVYAAHPDDQDPELTAKAGGTLQRMLGQGNFPEADADRERLRRLRRERPDPSGLSDARLVAHARSLLDDVETTFQRHVESSLPASVGPAILGPLCASVDRPDAMLDLIGGLGDVDSASPSDGLWALSRQVAASAELTAQFDQGPAAVERALDGATGDVKAFRDAFEEFLAASGDRGPNEWDIHALSWEAAPVQALALVDRIRHSSDGDSPAARRARLTESRERTAREIRAALPEDAQPMFDAGMHASQVWIPARERTKANCVTVVNEIRMALRELGRRGVEAGRFAKPEDVMMLLDTELDDYVTDPEPFGPVITRRLREYAALHELEPPFFIADDSRTGIDTWPRRAEERTEAAVDGDVLSGVGGSHGTYTGRVRVVTDPASCEALEPGEVLVAPITDAAWTPLFLVAGAAVVDVGALNSHAVVVCRELGIPAVISVEGGTRKLRDGMVITVDGGKGTVTVDSVTAPLGV comes from the coding sequence ATGAAGAGCTGGATCACGGACTGGCAGCGCAGTGAGCGGCTGCCGCACTACACCCGGGCGAATGCGGGCGAGACCCTTCCGGAGCCGGCCAGCCCGCTGGGCTGGACCCTGGTGTGGGGGCGCGGTCTGCACGGCTGGCGCAAGGGATTCGTCGGTTTCGGCATCTACCACGAGGAGGAGGTGGCAGGCCCCCGACCGCCGTTCGTCGGGATGTTCGGCGGCTACTTCTACCTCAACCTGTCGCACATGCGGCTGTTCGGCATCCGTATGGGACAGACGGCGGACCAGATCGACGCCGCCTTCGTCGGCCAGCGCTCCGACACCCCGGTGTACGCGGCGCACCCCGACGACCAGGACCCCGAACTGACCGCCAAGGCCGGCGGCACGCTCCAGCGGATGCTCGGCCAGGGCAACTTCCCGGAGGCCGACGCCGACCGGGAACGGCTGCGCCGTCTGCGCCGCGAGCGTCCGGATCCGTCCGGGCTGTCGGACGCCCGACTCGTCGCGCACGCCAGGTCGTTGCTGGACGACGTGGAGACGACCTTCCAACGGCACGTCGAGTCGTCGCTGCCCGCGTCCGTCGGACCCGCGATCCTCGGACCGCTGTGCGCGAGCGTGGACCGCCCCGACGCCATGCTCGACCTCATCGGCGGTCTCGGCGACGTCGACTCGGCCTCCCCCTCGGACGGCCTGTGGGCACTGTCCCGCCAGGTCGCGGCGTCGGCGGAGCTGACCGCGCAGTTCGACCAGGGACCCGCCGCGGTGGAGCGGGCGCTCGACGGGGCGACGGGGGACGTGAAGGCGTTCCGTGACGCGTTCGAGGAGTTCCTGGCCGCGTCCGGCGACCGCGGCCCCAACGAGTGGGACATCCACGCGCTGTCCTGGGAGGCGGCACCCGTCCAGGCCCTGGCCCTGGTCGACCGCATCCGGCACAGCTCCGACGGCGACTCCCCGGCCGCCCGGCGCGCCCGGCTCACCGAGAGTCGCGAGCGGACCGCGCGCGAGATCCGGGCCGCGCTGCCCGAGGACGCGCAGCCCATGTTCGACGCCGGCATGCACGCCTCCCAGGTGTGGATCCCGGCCCGCGAGCGCACCAAGGCGAACTGTGTGACCGTCGTCAACGAGATCCGGATGGCGCTGCGGGAGCTCGGCCGCCGCGGCGTCGAGGCGGGGCGTTTCGCCAAGCCCGAGGACGTGATGATGCTGCTGGACACCGAACTCGACGACTACGTCACCGACCCTGAGCCGTTCGGACCGGTCATCACGCGGCGGCTGCGGGAGTACGCCGCCCTGCACGAACTGGAGCCGCCGTTCTTCATCGCCGACGACAGCCGGACCGGGATCGACACCTGGCCGCGACGCGCCGAGGAACGCACCGAGGCCGCCGTCGACGGCGACGTGCTCAGCGGCGTGGGCGGCAGCCACGGCACGTACACCGGCAGGGTCCGGGTGGTCACCGACCCGGCCTCGTGCGAGGCCCTGGAGCCGGGAGAGGTGCTGGTCGCGCCGATCACGGACGCGGCCTGGACGCCGCTGTTCCTGGTCGCCGGAGCGGCCGTGGTGGACGTGGGCGCACTCAACAGCCACGCCGTGGTGGTCTGCCGGGAGCTGGGCATCCCGGCCGTCATCTCCGTGGAGGGCGGCACGCGGAAACTGCGGGACGGCATGGTGATCACGGTCGACGGCGGCAAGGGCACCGTCACCGTGGACAGCGTCACGGCGCCGCTCGGCGTCTGA
- a CDS encoding putative quinol monooxygenase — MAGEVIVAGWMDYEPGDRDRMLEHLVVLGDRTREQEPGCLDYAMTADPGDGRRIRVYERWVSQQALDEHFATPHIRDFRAAVAGLTRVGVSLQAHTVAASRPMR, encoded by the coding sequence ATGGCAGGGGAAGTCATCGTCGCCGGCTGGATGGACTACGAGCCCGGCGATCGCGACAGGATGCTGGAACATCTGGTCGTGCTCGGAGACCGGACCCGTGAGCAGGAGCCGGGCTGCCTGGACTACGCGATGACCGCGGACCCGGGCGACGGCCGGCGGATCCGTGTGTACGAGCGGTGGGTCTCCCAGCAAGCCCTCGACGAGCACTTCGCCACCCCGCACATCAGGGACTTCCGGGCGGCCGTGGCCGGGCTGACGCGAGTCGGGGTCTCCCTGCAGGCCCACACCGTCGCCGCGTCACGCCCCATGCGCTGA
- a CDS encoding NADP-dependent oxidoreductase, producing the protein MTPRTTRVVCLVRRPDGEPVPGDFAVEERVLPPVGEGQLLVRNLYMSVDPSMRGRLESTEKHYTHNFTPGSPLDGRALGVVEESRSPSVPAGAYVRHQQGWREWAVLDGADTDGADRIDPRLAPLPTWLGLLGQTGFTAYAGLTRIAALRPGETVLVSAAAGAVGTAAGQFARLLGADRVVGTAGGPDKCALLVREFGYDAAADYRAEPVREALARLAPDGVDVYFDNVGGEQLAAALHALRTGGRVALCGMMSQFGGERRPVDINQLIQAVLKRLTLRGFIVRDHEDLRPEFEQRVAHWLAEGRITARETVVDGLENAPGALLSLLGGGNVGKMLVRLGESAHGA; encoded by the coding sequence GTGACACCCCGGACCACGCGGGTGGTCTGCCTGGTGCGCCGGCCCGACGGGGAACCGGTGCCCGGCGACTTCGCCGTCGAGGAGCGTGTCCTGCCGCCCGTCGGCGAGGGGCAACTGCTCGTCCGCAACCTCTACATGAGCGTCGACCCGTCCATGCGAGGGCGGCTGGAGAGCACCGAGAAGCACTACACGCACAACTTCACCCCCGGCTCGCCGCTCGACGGCCGGGCCCTCGGAGTCGTGGAGGAGAGCCGCAGCCCCTCGGTGCCGGCCGGCGCCTATGTACGACACCAGCAGGGCTGGCGGGAGTGGGCCGTACTGGACGGCGCGGACACCGACGGCGCGGATCGCATCGACCCGCGCCTCGCCCCGCTGCCCACCTGGCTGGGACTGCTCGGCCAGACCGGCTTCACCGCCTACGCCGGCCTGACCCGGATCGCCGCACTCCGCCCCGGTGAGACCGTCCTAGTGTCGGCGGCGGCCGGAGCCGTGGGCACCGCGGCCGGCCAGTTCGCGCGCCTGCTGGGCGCGGACCGTGTCGTCGGGACCGCCGGAGGACCGGACAAGTGCGCCCTGCTGGTGAGGGAGTTCGGCTACGACGCCGCTGCGGACTACCGAGCCGAGCCCGTCCGCGAGGCGCTGGCCCGGCTGGCACCCGACGGCGTCGACGTCTACTTCGACAATGTCGGCGGTGAGCAACTGGCCGCCGCCCTGCACGCGTTGCGCACCGGAGGACGGGTCGCGCTGTGCGGCATGATGTCGCAGTTCGGCGGCGAACGACGGCCGGTGGACATCAACCAGTTGATCCAGGCGGTCCTCAAGCGGCTGACGTTGCGCGGCTTCATCGTCCGCGACCACGAGGACCTGCGGCCGGAGTTCGAGCAACGGGTCGCGCACTGGCTCGCCGAGGGCCGGATCACCGCGCGCGAGACGGTCGTCGACGGCCTGGAGAACGCGCCCGGCGCGCTGCTGTCCCTGCTGGGCGGCGGCAACGTCGGCAAGATGCTGGTGCGGCTGGGAGAGTCAGCGCATGGGGCGTGA
- a CDS encoding transposase, translated as MPKQVTHPLTGHVYRLTEDGLVEVTDPKTGARGVFDFQARWQSGELRHADLQMAGWVGRLARRRAAPQPGE; from the coding sequence ATGCCCAAGCAAGTGACCCACCCGCTGACCGGGCATGTGTACCGGCTCACCGAGGACGGCCTGGTCGAGGTGACCGACCCGAAGACCGGCGCGCGGGGCGTCTTCGACTTCCAGGCCCGCTGGCAGTCGGGCGAACTGCGCCACGCCGACCTGCAGATGGCCGGCTGGGTGGGCCGCCTCGCCCGGCGGCGCGCCGCCCCGCAGCCGGGGGAGTGA
- a CDS encoding 2Fe-2S iron-sulfur cluster-binding protein, with the protein MTHRVAVRPSDVEIEVRDGEDLFSAAGRLGYRWPTICGGKGTCRTCFVRIEEGAENCSPVDPLEREGIEALRKPVDGLTRLACRLRVEGPVTVTKRGVRRRVQE; encoded by the coding sequence GTGACCCACCGCGTGGCGGTCCGGCCCTCCGACGTCGAGATCGAGGTCCGCGACGGCGAGGACCTGTTCAGCGCCGCCGGGCGGCTCGGCTACCGCTGGCCGACCATCTGCGGCGGCAAGGGCACCTGCCGCACCTGCTTCGTCCGGATCGAGGAAGGCGCCGAGAACTGTTCCCCCGTGGACCCGCTGGAACGCGAGGGTATCGAGGCCCTGCGCAAGCCGGTGGACGGCCTGACCCGGCTCGCCTGTCGGCTCCGGGTCGAGGGCCCGGTGACCGTGACCAAGCGCGGCGTACGCCGCCGAGTGCAGGAGTGA
- a CDS encoding SRPBCC family protein produces MDETSESGTARCPGPSVQDYLDQDSRPVPAALRYERNDYLGSEDIDAGRFTSRAWAEREMEQVWRRVWQFACLESEIPEVGDHEVYEIGEDSLIVVRTAPDEIRAFVNVCLHRGRKLRTTGGNVSEFRCPFHGFAWNLDGTMRTPPCAWDFPHVSPEKFALPEARVATWRGFVFLNMDPYAEPFDSYRGTFDEYYIWPLENRYKSLHIAKVLPCNWKIAQDAFIESFHVIATHPQMLPWLADANSQYDVMADQPNWNRMINIQGAPSPHVADFVTEEEVLETFYDSRAFYSAAQGRDLVRGEGDELPAIPPGGTARQVLAQRMREQLAATSPQDFSTTPDTELLDAINYLLFPNFNPWGGAKSNIIYRFRPNGLDPDSCTAEIIFMSAPKQPGEVPPPAKIRWVAEDMLFADIPELGVLGPVFDQDCENLPYVQQGLKATRKPGITLANYQESRIRHFNRTLDHWMEK; encoded by the coding sequence ATGGACGAAACGTCGGAGTCGGGCACCGCGCGGTGCCCCGGGCCCAGCGTCCAGGACTACCTCGACCAGGACAGCCGGCCCGTTCCCGCCGCCCTGAGGTACGAGAGGAACGACTACCTCGGCAGCGAGGACATCGACGCCGGCCGCTTCACCTCCCGCGCATGGGCCGAACGCGAGATGGAGCAGGTGTGGCGGCGCGTCTGGCAGTTCGCCTGTCTGGAGAGCGAGATCCCCGAGGTCGGCGACCACGAGGTCTACGAGATCGGCGAGGACTCGCTCATCGTCGTGCGCACGGCCCCCGACGAGATCCGGGCCTTCGTCAACGTGTGCCTGCACCGCGGCCGCAAACTGCGTACCACCGGCGGCAATGTGAGTGAGTTCCGCTGCCCGTTCCACGGCTTCGCCTGGAACCTCGACGGCACCATGCGGACCCCGCCGTGCGCCTGGGACTTCCCGCACGTCAGCCCGGAGAAGTTCGCACTCCCCGAGGCCCGCGTGGCCACCTGGCGCGGCTTCGTCTTCCTCAACATGGACCCGTACGCGGAGCCCTTCGACAGCTACCGCGGCACTTTCGACGAGTACTACATCTGGCCGCTGGAGAACCGGTACAAGTCGCTGCACATCGCCAAGGTGCTGCCCTGCAACTGGAAGATCGCGCAGGACGCGTTCATCGAGTCCTTCCACGTGATCGCCACCCACCCGCAGATGCTGCCGTGGCTCGCCGACGCCAACTCGCAGTACGACGTGATGGCGGACCAGCCGAACTGGAACCGCATGATCAACATCCAGGGCGCGCCCAGCCCGCACGTGGCGGACTTCGTCACGGAGGAGGAGGTCCTGGAGACCTTCTACGACTCGCGCGCGTTCTACTCGGCGGCCCAGGGCCGTGACCTGGTGAGGGGCGAGGGGGACGAGCTGCCCGCGATCCCGCCCGGCGGCACCGCCCGACAGGTCCTCGCCCAGCGGATGCGTGAACAGCTGGCGGCCACCTCGCCGCAGGACTTCTCGACGACCCCCGACACCGAACTGCTGGACGCCATCAACTACCTGCTGTTCCCCAACTTCAACCCGTGGGGCGGCGCCAAGTCCAACATCATCTACCGCTTCCGGCCCAACGGGCTCGACCCCGACTCGTGCACCGCCGAGATCATCTTCATGTCGGCCCCGAAGCAGCCCGGCGAGGTGCCGCCGCCGGCGAAGATCCGCTGGGTGGCGGAGGACATGCTCTTCGCGGACATCCCCGAACTCGGTGTGCTCGGGCCCGTCTTCGACCAGGACTGCGAGAACCTGCCCTACGTCCAGCAGGGCCTGAAGGCGACGCGTAAGCCGGGCATCACCCTGGCCAACTACCAGGAGAGCCGCATCCGCCACTTCAACCGGACGCTCGACCACTGGATGGAGAAGTGA